A stretch of the Arachis stenosperma cultivar V10309 chromosome 6, arast.V10309.gnm1.PFL2, whole genome shotgun sequence genome encodes the following:
- the LOC130934517 gene encoding uncharacterized protein LOC130934517: protein MRRDQRSPKQDPILSSQYVVCEERYNCRFEALDRTLRNLMSVTDQHKTHQTFGGKIVVLRGDFRQILPVILKGNRHDILASAINSSHLWSFCKVLKLHTNMRLLMSSSNQDEGEMKIFANWILDVGNGNIDSVVGDELEVEIPDDLLITTTDDPLSHLVDFAYPNLLQNISDYRYF, encoded by the coding sequence ATGAGGAGAGATCAGAGAAGTCCAAAACAGGATCCAATTTTGAGTTCTCAATATGTTGTATGTGAGGAAAGGTACAACTGCCGTTTTGAAGCACTTGATCGGACGCTCAGGAATCTTATGTCAGTTACCGATCAACATAAGACACATCAAACATTTGGTGGTAAGATTGTTGTTCTAAGAGGTGATTTCAGACAGATACTTCCGGTGATTCTGAAAGGAAATAGACACGATATATTAGCATCCGCTATTAACTCATCCCATCTGTGGTCATTTTGTAAGGTTCTGAAACTGCATACGAATATGAGGCTTCTAATGTCTTCTTCGAATCAAGATGAAGGTGAAATGAAGATATTTGCTAATTGGATACTTGATGTTGGAAATGGAAATATTGACTCTGTTGTTGGTGATGAATTAGAAGTTGAAATTCCAGATGATCTATTGATTACAACTACTGATGATCCTCTCTCTCATTTGGTAGACTTTGCATATCCAAATTTGTTGCAAAACATATCAGATTACAGGTATTTTTAG
- the LOC130934518 gene encoding uncharacterized protein LOC130934518, whose translation MEKEYLSSDTTCQADENEDVKQEWFTPEFLNDIKCSGLLNHKLTLKQRVAVMLLRNIDQTSGLCNGTRLIVNKLSSNVIGAAVVAGRNIGDKVYIPRMNLIPSDSGLPFKFQRRQFSLTVCFAMTINMSHGQSLSHVRFYLPKSMFKEVSNNI comes from the coding sequence ATGGAAAAGGAGTATTTGAGCTCTGACACAACATGTCAAGCTGATGAGAATGAAGATGTAAAACAAGAGTGGTTCACACCAGAGTTTCTAAATGACATCAAATGTTCGGGACTCCTCAATCACAAGTTGACTTTGAAGCAAAGAGTCGCTGTAATGCTACTGCGAAACATAGACCAGACTTCAGGTTTATGCAACGGGACAAGATTAATAGTTAACAAACTTAGCAGCAACGTAATTGGAGCGGCGGTAGTGGCCGGTAGAAATATTGGAGATAAAGTGTACATTCcaagaatgaacttgatccctTCAGATTCAGGATTGCCATTTAAGTTCCAACGGAGACAATTTTCATTAACAGTATGCTTTGCAATGACCATTAACATGAGTCATGGTCAATCATTATCACATGTACGGTTTTATTTGCCAAAATCAATGTTCAAAGAGGTTTCTAATAATATTTAG